The genomic DNA ATGAATAGTTTAGATACATACATTTAGAAAAAAGTAAACTCGTTATGAACAGAGAACCATAAATTGGTTTAAGTATTTAATCTTAAAATTACCTAATCTTTAAAATACAGGGTAACATAACTCTAATGAAGAATAACATGTAAAACCTCACATTAATTCCTTTCATAAGGCAGAGGATAATTTGGAGAAAGTGACCTATGTCACCGCCAAGATCGGATAGAACCGACGACGGCAACTGCAGCAACAACAATGAAGGAGGGGTACCCGATCACGAAGAGAACAAAATCGTACTCAAAGTAAGATTTCATTGTCAGGTTAGCAAAATTAGAAACTGCTTTAGTGTTGTTTATTTACAAGGGTACCATAATTTTTGATATTATGAGACTGAAATAGTAAAATCTCAGGATGATAGTGTGAGACACTTCAAGATGAAAAGAACCATGAGGTTTAAAAAACTCATGAAAAGCTACTGTGAGCTTCAAAATCTTGATCTCTACAACACCGTCTTCTTCTGCTATGCTCGTCGTCTCAATCCTGAACAAACACCTGATGAGGTAATTTGATGtgtgttgttttcatgtttcttggTCTAAAGATAAAACCATGATTCATGGCCTATAATGTGATCTAATTGTTTGATGTACTGATGCAGCTTGATATGGAAGATGGAGATGAAATCGAAGCATTAATTGGTTGGCCGATGTAGAGGATTTGATTCGTAACATTATTGTTACCATCATATGTGAATGTGTTTTATTTCTATTACTAGTTTTGTATGGATCTTTGGTGGTTGAACTCATAACTGGTCATGTACTTTGTATCAGTTCAGATGAGATGAGAATGATGATAATAAAGACAAGTCTAGACTTGTTATCATTGACATAGTGGTATGTGTGGAGTTTTGGGAAGAGAATTTAGACGAACAATAtgggacaattgcattttttgtaCCTTTATTTGCATTTGAATGAAATCGTAAATCCCATATTcgatttttgagaaatataaccactaagggtgctggaattacagttgactcccttacgacaaaacaaaaagcagaaGCCGAAATGACAGATTTAATCCGAGGAAGTCTGCAATAAATATCTTTACGGTTGATTTCAAATTAACGTCAAAGGGAAGACTTAAAAGTatgtctactccttaattataggttaaatattaattttaaaaattataaaataatttggtaaaccgtttaaccaaataataaccacatagacttcctgcattgtaataaaataaatttacatataaactagtcaaattaagggaggaaaggctgattaggttaaaattatttgatttagggtttgcttaagtagacttctctgtagactattggtggttgactttcttatgccatcaactattaatattatattattttaagctCACCGACAATTTAATCAAACCGATAGCTGAACCTAACCGAATGCGTACCAATtccttgattttaacctaaccggatttGGTAACCATATAACTACTTCTTTCTGTAAGTCAACCCTAGTTTGTatgtgctttctctctctccacaatttctctctctaaaattcTGATATAGTTGCTCTCGAAAATTCAGATTCTATCCTCATCATTTATCGTCTTCGAAACTCAAGGACATCTCAGATAAGTATTCTCATCATTTATCGTCGgctatttgcttttgtaacgctttagctaattttgttcgaaaatatatatgttctcatagttttttgttcattttgcacacagatatggggttacacagctacactcagccatcttctagttctttgcaagtatggAGTGAAGGTCCACCCAAAGTAAACTTTCTTGGCCTGACAGTTGGAATTCCTGACAAATGTTTCTGCGGAAGGGAAACCAATATGAAATATTCCACCACAGCCGAAAATCCTGGAAGgattttctttggatgcaataaccatgaggttgttagattgtATGATGGTTTATTCgtttggtataattattatttgagtatagataatattcttatggtatatttatttctatggtaCAGTATAGGATGGAGaggaccatattatgaaatggtgggatgagGCTATTATGTAAgaaccactacaagaaatatgtgTATCGATAGCACCACTAAAACGCTATGGTAGGTTTATGATAGCATTTCTATAAACGCTATCTTTGCCGCTGCCATCTTAGACCCCCCATCTAACATAGCGTTAATTGATGTGCTATTATAAATCAATATACGATAGCACTATTGTTGCTGCTATAAAAGGGTTTACAATAGCATCTATTATCTGCCATTTGATACTTTATTATGGCAATTCCTGTATGCAATTATAAACTTAGTAATGACAATAAATTACTGCTATTTTATACTTTACATTAGTGTTTTGTTTNNNNNNNNNNNNNNNNNNNNNNNNNNNNNNNNNNNNNNNNNNNNNNNNNNNNNNNNNNNNNNNNNNNNNNNNNNNNNNNNNNNNNNNNNNNNNNNNNNNNNNNNNNNNNNNNNNNNNNNNNNNNNNNNNNNNNNNNNNNNNNNNNNNNNNNNNNNNNNNNNNNNNNNNNNNNNNNNNNNNNNNNNNNNNNNNNNNNNNNNNNNNNNNNNNNNNNNNNNNNNNNNNNNNNNNNNNNNNNNNNNNNNNNNNNNNNNNNNNNNNNNNNNNNNNNNNNNNNNNNNNNNNNNNNNNNNNNNNNNNNNNNNNNNNNNNNNNNNNNNNNNNNNNNNNNNNNNNNNNNNNNNNNNNNNNNNNNNNNNNNNNNNNNNNNNNNNNNNNNNNNNNNNNNNNNNNNNNNNNNNNNNNNNNNNNNNNNNNNNNNNNNNNNNNNNNNNNNNNNNNNNNNNNNNNNNNNNNNNNNNNNNNNNNNNNNNNNNNNNNNNNNNNNNNNNNNNNNNNNNNNNNNNNNNNNNNNNNNNNNNNNNNNNNNNNNNNNNNNNNNNNNNNNNNNNNNNNNNNNNNNNNNNNNNNNNNNNNNNNNNNNNNNNNNNNNNNNNNNNNNNNNN from Camelina sativa cultivar DH55 chromosome 2, Cs, whole genome shotgun sequence includes the following:
- the LOC104722917 gene encoding small ubiquitin-related modifier 1-like isoform X2; amino-acid sequence: MSPPRSDRTDDGNCSNNNEGGVPDHEENKIVLKDDSVRHFKMKRTMRFKKLMKSYCELQNLDLYNTVFFCYARRLNPEQTPDELDMEDGDEIEALIGWPM
- the LOC104722917 gene encoding small ubiquitin-related modifier 1-like isoform X1 — translated: MSPPRSDRTDDGNCSNNNEGGVPDHEENKIVLKVRFHCQDDSVRHFKMKRTMRFKKLMKSYCELQNLDLYNTVFFCYARRLNPEQTPDELDMEDGDEIEALIGWPM